Proteins encoded together in one Prochlorococcus marinus str. MIT 9211 window:
- the bchI gene encoding magnesium chelatase ATPase subunit I: protein MSSSSKRRVFPFAAVIGQEEMKLALLLNIIDPRIGGVMIMGDRGTGKSTTIRALADLLPGIDVVQGDPYNSSPNDPDLQSTEVRQLIEQGNEVSTEERQVPMIDLPLGATEDRLCGTIDIEKALSEGVRAFEPGLLAKANRGLLYVDEVNLLDDHLVDVLLDSAASGWNTVEREGVSVRHPARFVLIGSGNPEEGELRPQLLDRFGMSVEVRTVREAELRVQVVDQRTAFDDDPDSFISSVQAKQDSLQKKVVSAQDRLQNVVIDEDLRLKISAICGELDVDGLRGDIVSNRAARALAAFEGRNEVSEEDVARVITCSLRHRLRKDPLEQIDSGDRVIKAFCNIFERSDEDVANSFELASID from the coding sequence GTGAGTTCATCTAGTAAGCGCAGGGTATTCCCCTTCGCAGCAGTTATTGGCCAAGAAGAGATGAAGCTAGCTCTTCTTCTCAACATTATTGACCCTCGAATTGGGGGAGTAATGATTATGGGAGATCGTGGAACAGGCAAGTCCACTACGATTCGCGCACTTGCGGATCTTCTGCCAGGCATAGATGTAGTACAAGGAGACCCTTACAACAGCTCGCCTAATGACCCAGACTTACAAAGCACTGAAGTCAGGCAACTAATAGAACAGGGGAATGAGGTCTCCACGGAAGAACGACAAGTACCAATGATTGATCTTCCTCTGGGTGCAACTGAAGACCGACTCTGCGGAACAATAGATATAGAAAAAGCTCTATCAGAAGGAGTTAGAGCATTTGAACCAGGCCTTTTGGCAAAGGCAAATCGGGGTCTTTTATATGTTGATGAAGTAAATCTACTGGATGATCACTTAGTAGATGTACTCCTTGACTCTGCAGCTTCAGGCTGGAACACAGTTGAGAGAGAAGGAGTATCAGTTAGGCACCCAGCAAGATTCGTACTAATAGGCTCAGGCAACCCTGAAGAAGGAGAATTAAGGCCTCAATTACTAGATAGATTTGGCATGAGTGTTGAAGTTCGCACTGTTAGAGAAGCAGAACTAAGGGTCCAAGTCGTAGATCAAAGAACTGCTTTTGACGATGATCCAGATTCATTCATTTCGTCAGTTCAGGCAAAGCAAGATTCTTTGCAAAAGAAAGTAGTTAGCGCACAGGATCGCCTTCAGAATGTAGTTATTGATGAAGATCTGAGACTTAAGATTTCAGCAATTTGTGGAGAATTAGATGTTGATGGTCTTCGAGGAGATATTGTTTCCAATAGAGCAGCAAGAGCTTTGGCTGCTTTTGAAGGCCGTAATGAAGTTTCGGAAGAAGATGTGGCCAGAGTAATCACATGTTCATTAAGACATCGCCTCCGCAAAGACCCTCTAGAGCAAATAGATTCTGGAGACAGGGTAATAAAAGCCTTTTGCAATATCTTCGAAAGGAGTGATGAAGATGTTGCTAATAGTTTTGAACTAGCTTCAATAGATTAA
- the ruvC gene encoding crossover junction endodeoxyribonuclease RuvC: MIILGIDPGLARVGYGLIDCNMTQKKMLDCGIIKTSQDHNDGERMVEITRDLRYLINKWKPQIASVEKFFFYRSSTTIKVVQARGVVIMTLARFRVPILEFPPMQIKLAVTGSGKANKDEVSMAVIRELDLSKPPRPDDASDALAIALTAYYQQRIVK, translated from the coding sequence TTGATAATTCTCGGGATAGATCCAGGACTGGCAAGAGTTGGATATGGGCTAATAGATTGCAATATGACGCAGAAGAAAATGCTTGATTGTGGAATAATTAAAACCAGTCAAGACCATAATGATGGTGAAAGAATGGTTGAGATCACAAGGGATCTTCGTTACTTAATAAACAAGTGGAAGCCTCAAATAGCTTCTGTTGAAAAATTCTTTTTCTACCGATCTAGTACCACCATTAAAGTAGTTCAAGCCCGAGGAGTAGTAATTATGACCTTAGCTAGATTTCGAGTCCCTATATTAGAGTTTCCACCAATGCAAATTAAACTTGCAGTGACAGGGTCTGGCAAGGCAAACAAAGATGAAGTTTCAATGGCAGTAATTAGGGAACTTGACCTAAGCAAGCCCCCTCGCCCTGATGATGCATCAGATGCACTGGCTATTGCATTAACAGCCTATTATCAACAACGAATAGTTAAATAG
- a CDS encoding 5-formyltetrahydrofolate cyclo-ligase gives MDLIGTKAYQRQKYKSIRKEEVKRNSDLFSTKLEDVLIEIVNQDDKRCIGIYWPLEGEINIKDLKYLSNQSLALPAIDQSGRMNYYEWKTNSLKKDAYGIPAPVNQTALKPEEVKLLLVPALAVDLKGFRLGYGGGFFDRLRSEKSWRSIKAIVIIPKACISLTPLPVDHWDVPFDGWISEEGYFEAHSSNS, from the coding sequence ATGGACTTAATTGGTACAAAAGCCTATCAAAGGCAAAAGTATAAATCAATACGAAAGGAAGAGGTTAAAAGAAACTCAGATTTATTTAGCACTAAGTTAGAAGATGTATTGATAGAAATTGTTAACCAAGACGACAAAAGATGTATTGGTATATATTGGCCATTAGAAGGGGAAATTAACATAAAAGATCTTAAGTACTTATCCAATCAATCTCTTGCATTGCCAGCAATTGACCAATCTGGAAGAATGAATTATTACGAATGGAAAACTAATTCCTTAAAAAAAGATGCTTATGGAATACCTGCTCCAGTAAACCAAACTGCTCTTAAGCCAGAGGAAGTAAAACTATTGCTTGTACCTGCTTTAGCAGTTGACCTAAAAGGGTTTCGACTAGGTTATGGTGGTGGTTTCTTTGATCGCCTAAGGAGTGAAAAATCATGGAGATCAATCAAGGCAATAGTAATAATTCCGAAGGCATGTATTTCTTTAACTCCCTTACCAGTTGACCACTGGGATGTTCCATTTGATGGGTGGATTAGTGAAGAAGGTTATTTTGAAGCTCATAGCTCAAATAGTTAA